From bacterium, one genomic window encodes:
- a CDS encoding co-chaperone GroES → MFNPLSNHLFIEAATEDKKTKSGIVLPDSAEREKPMLGKVVAAGPGKLNEKGERIPMSVKVGQTVLFKKYGPDEIEVEGKKYLVGDEDDVLAIIE, encoded by the coding sequence ATGTTTAACCCATTATCAAATCATCTCTTTATAGAAGCGGCGACGGAGGATAAAAAAACAAAGTCCGGCATCGTGCTTCCGGATTCCGCGGAACGTGAAAAGCCGATGCTCGGCAAAGTTGTGGCGGCAGGGCCGGGGAAATTGAACGAAAAAGGGGAGCGCATCCCGATGTCGGTCAAGGTCGGCCAAACGGTACTCTTTAAAAAATACGGTCCAGACGAGATTGAAGTTGAAGGAAAAAAATATCTCGTCGGGGACGAGGATGACGTGCTTGCCATTATCGAGTAA
- the groL gene encoding chaperonin GroEL (60 kDa chaperone family; promotes refolding of misfolded polypeptides especially under stressful conditions; forms two stacked rings of heptamers to form a barrel-shaped 14mer; ends can be capped by GroES; misfolded proteins enter the barrel where they are refolded when GroES binds), translating to MAKQLLFNEDARAAMKKGIDKLAEAVKMTLGPRGRAVVIEKGYGAPQVTFDGVTVAKEIELENKFENLGAELIKQAADKTNDNVGDGTTTSVVLAHAMIDEGEKTIREKGFNVIQLAEELKAAGATVVKNLESQREVINDNKKIEEVATLSAKDASVGKLIAEVMHKVGRDGVVTIEDSNTTANSYEVVEGMQFDRGYISPYMVTNAERMEAALEEPLILVTDKKISSIKEMLPLLEKLVEQGKKELVMIAEDVDGEALATLVVNKIRGIFTAVAVKAPGFGDRKKEMLQDLAAVTGATLVTEELGKKIEDVEIGDLGHAHRVVANKDNTTIVGGAGDKKTIDERVTQLKAQIKKTDSEYDKEKLQERVGKLTGGVAVLKVGAPTESAQKELKQRVEDAVAATRAAMEEGIVPGGGIALFNVFQTEKAGAKGDDAPVIKAARAILMHALEAPLTAIVTNSGQSPAVIMSELGKQKAAAKSDGMWVGFNADKGEIGDLRKSGIIDPLKVTKTAFLNALSVASNYLVTGAAITEIPKKETPPMPGAGGMGGMGEY from the coding sequence ATGGCAAAACAACTACTTTTTAACGAAGACGCCCGCGCGGCGATGAAGAAAGGAATTGATAAGCTCGCCGAAGCGGTAAAGATGACGCTTGGCCCCCGTGGCCGGGCGGTGGTGATTGAAAAGGGTTACGGCGCGCCGCAGGTAACTTTTGACGGCGTGACGGTTGCGAAAGAAATTGAGCTGGAGAATAAATTTGAAAATCTCGGCGCCGAGCTTATTAAGCAGGCGGCGGACAAAACAAACGACAACGTGGGTGACGGCACCACCACGTCCGTGGTTTTGGCGCACGCCATGATTGACGAGGGCGAAAAAACTATCCGCGAAAAAGGATTCAACGTCATCCAGCTTGCGGAAGAGTTGAAAGCCGCGGGCGCGACAGTCGTGAAAAATTTGGAATCCCAGCGCGAGGTCATTAACGACAACAAAAAGATTGAAGAAGTTGCAACGCTTTCGGCAAAAGATGCCTCCGTTGGTAAACTGATTGCCGAGGTGATGCATAAAGTTGGCCGCGATGGCGTGGTAACCATTGAGGACTCCAACACCACGGCGAATTCGTACGAAGTCGTTGAAGGTATGCAGTTTGACCGCGGCTATATCTCGCCGTATATGGTGACGAACGCGGAACGCATGGAGGCGGCGTTGGAAGAGCCGTTGATTCTTGTCACGGACAAGAAAATTTCTTCAATTAAAGAAATGCTCCCGTTGCTTGAGAAGCTGGTTGAGCAAGGGAAGAAGGAGCTCGTGATGATCGCGGAGGACGTTGACGGCGAGGCACTCGCCACGCTCGTGGTTAATAAAATCCGGGGAATCTTCACCGCAGTCGCGGTGAAAGCGCCGGGATTCGGCGACCGGAAGAAAGAAATGCTGCAGGACTTGGCGGCGGTAACCGGAGCGACGCTCGTGACCGAAGAACTCGGTAAAAAGATTGAAGACGTGGAGATTGGCGACTTAGGCCATGCGCACCGGGTGGTGGCGAACAAAGACAATACAACTATTGTCGGCGGCGCGGGCGACAAAAAAACGATTGATGAGCGCGTGACGCAGCTCAAAGCCCAGATCAAAAAGACCGATTCCGAATACGATAAAGAAAAATTGCAGGAACGTGTCGGTAAATTGACCGGCGGAGTTGCCGTGTTGAAAGTCGGCGCGCCGACGGAGTCCGCACAAAAAGAATTGAAACAGCGTGTGGAGGATGCGGTTGCGGCAACCCGCGCCGCGATGGAGGAAGGAATTGTGCCGGGCGGCGGCATTGCGCTGTTTAACGTGTTCCAGACGGAAAAAGCAGGCGCGAAAGGTGATGATGCGCCGGTAATAAAAGCCGCGCGCGCAATTCTAATGCACGCGTTGGAAGCGCCTTTGACCGCGATTGTAACCAACAGCGGCCAGTCGCCGGCGGTGATTATGTCGGAACTCGGTAAACAAAAAGCCGCGGCGAAAAGTGACGGCATGTGGGTAGGATTTAACGCCGACAAAGGCGAAATTGGTGACTTGCGAAAATCCGGAATCATTGACCCGCTGAAAGTCACGAAGACCGCGTTTCTGAACGCGCTCTCGGTTGCGAGCAACTATCTTGTTACCGGCGCGGCAATCACGGAGATTCCGAAGAAAGAAACTCCGCCGATGCCCGGAGCGGGCGGGATGGGGGGAATGGGGGAGTACTAG
- a CDS encoding FAD-dependent thymidylate synthase, with product MAANKDNNLAAYTPDFSPYHWTERDRTYLEPFATNIDGFVSVLLGTLPPEITGALCSRASRAASSLLEVLLKEYIYPIVDGEDKKLAKELEDTVQFLRTRGFKNILNNQRAQAFYAKWLSQYGDDSIAQMTGTHLVFWGISNVAMKFIEDQRVGLEPIEKSTRYVNFGNKINGRYLYYIPEPDLDRLKITSAYRQTLDGLFDTYTQLLPPMVEWLKKNYNDKDSVLEKKAFDTLRGLLPMATLSQVAFRGNAQALEYLINRTSKHQLGELRWISREVKRELDKEIPSLLLRVMDEKSQEYQGYLAGKRASVREFIGSAKKKIGAALHEAGDKAEVKLVDYDPDAETKILASILFPELHGGWAASVKAVKRLSQKEKTALFASYLSGRKARWHKVGRAFENSYLRYEITMDAGAYRDLHRHRMMTQERQLFSTHHGYDVPKELVEAKLLGHYKKAMESADKFFRKVEKLDPELAQYVVPMAYRVRFYQWQNFRELFWEAELRTISQGHPNYRFIEQEKYRLAKEKFPSLCAAMLVDMKEYNIARRGTEEKILEKEKDIMEKLGKRKA from the coding sequence ATGGCTGCTAATAAAGATAACAATCTCGCCGCGTATACGCCGGATTTTTCACCGTACCACTGGACCGAGCGTGACCGAACGTATCTGGAACCATTTGCCACAAACATCGACGGCTTCGTGTCGGTGCTTTTGGGAACCTTGCCGCCGGAGATTACGGGCGCCTTGTGCAGCCGCGCCAGCCGCGCCGCAAGCTCTTTGCTGGAGGTGCTGCTCAAAGAATACATCTATCCGATTGTTGACGGCGAAGACAAAAAACTTGCGAAAGAACTGGAAGATACGGTGCAGTTTTTGCGCACGCGCGGATTCAAAAACATTTTGAACAACCAGCGCGCGCAGGCGTTTTACGCGAAGTGGCTTTCGCAGTACGGCGACGACTCCATCGCGCAGATGACCGGCACACATTTGGTCTTCTGGGGCATCTCCAATGTCGCGATGAAATTTATTGAAGACCAGCGCGTGGGGCTTGAACCGATTGAAAAATCAACCCGCTATGTGAACTTCGGCAATAAAATTAACGGCCGTTATCTTTACTACATCCCAGAACCGGATCTTGACCGCCTGAAAATCACGAGCGCCTATCGCCAAACGCTGGACGGACTTTTTGATACCTACACACAGCTGCTCCCGCCGATGGTGGAGTGGCTCAAGAAAAATTACAACGATAAGGATTCAGTGCTGGAGAAAAAAGCGTTTGACACCTTGCGCGGTCTCCTGCCCATGGCGACGCTCTCGCAAGTCGCGTTTCGCGGCAACGCACAGGCCTTGGAGTACCTCATTAACCGCACCTCAAAACATCAATTGGGTGAGTTGCGTTGGATTTCGCGTGAGGTGAAGCGCGAACTGGACAAAGAAATCCCGTCGCTTTTGCTGCGTGTTATGGATGAAAAATCACAGGAGTACCAGGGGTATTTGGCGGGGAAGCGTGCCTCGGTGCGGGAGTTTATTGGTTCGGCGAAAAAGAAAATAGGGGCGGCGTTGCATGAAGCCGGCGATAAGGCGGAAGTGAAACTCGTGGACTATGACCCTGATGCTGAAACAAAAATTCTTGCCTCAATATTATTCCCGGAATTGCATGGCGGCTGGGCAGCCTCCGTGAAAGCGGTGAAACGCTTATCGCAAAAAGAAAAAACCGCCCTCTTCGCCTCGTATCTTTCCGGGCGCAAGGCGCGTTGGCACAAAGTCGGCCGCGCGTTCGAGAATTCGTATCTGCGGTATGAAATTACGATGGACGCGGGCGCGTACCGCGACCTACACCGCCATCGCATGATGACGCAGGAGCGGCAGCTTTTTTCCACACATCACGGCTATGATGTGCCGAAGGAACTTGTTGAGGCAAAGCTTCTAGGCCACTATAAAAAAGCAATGGAATCAGCCGATAAATTCTTCCGCAAGGTGGAAAAGCTGGATCCCGAGCTTGCGCAGTACGTGGTGCCGATGGCCTACCGCGTGAGGTTTTATCAGTGGCAGAATTTCCGCGAACTCTTTTGGGAAGCGGAACTCCGCACCATCTCGCAGGGCCACCCGAACTATCGCTTTATTGAGCAGGAAAAATACCGTCTGGCAAAAGAAAAATTCCCGTCGCTTTGCGCCGCAATGCTCGTGGATATGAAGGAATATAACATTGCCCGTCGCGGCACGGAGGAGAAAATTCTGGAGAAGGAGAAGGATATTATGGAGAAATTAGGGAAGAGAAAGGCGTAA